GTGTACAGACCACAATTTTATCGTAGGCAAAGTGCTCTCAGGGGATCAATTCGTCGCCGATCGTGTTCTCGTCAGTGAGTTATATGAGACCATGGCCGGGGCCTGCGTAGAAATGGAGGGCTCCGCTGTCGCCCAGGTTTGTTATATGAATGAGATTCCATATGTGGTACTTCGTTCAATGTCTGATAAGGCAGATGGAACAGCGGATGTGAATTTTGCCGAGTTCACAGAGAAGGCTGCTAGCCGCTCATTTGAGATTGTGAATGATATGCTGCAGAGAATCGTCTGAACTCAAACTTCAGGATAGTCCTGTAAGGCGACCGCGAGAATATCGCGGTTTTTTGCTGTGATCTCTTCCCGGCGCGGAATTCCTTCCCAATGTGACATATCATCCAGCCAGGTCGTAGGCAGACGAACTTCAGCCTGATCCTGCCAGCGATCGATCCAGTCTTGCGGGAGGTGAAGGGAGGGATCTGCATCAAGCTCCCGCTTCAGCGGGTGATCGCTCATCTCCAACCAGAGCAGGCTCCATGCCCGGGGAACGACACGCCATAGATCATACCCGCCGCCTCCAACAGCAACCCAGCGTCCTTCGCAATACATATGGGCCAACTCGTGCAGAATTGCAGGCATTTCGTGATAGATTCTCATGCTGCATTGCATGTGGGATAAAGGATCGAGGGCGTGGGCATCGCAGCCGTGGAGACTAAAGATCATATCTGGCTTGTAATAAGCAATCAGTCTACGAACCGATGCTTCGAAGCATTCCATCCAGGAATCGTCCTCCGTATAAGGCTGCAGCGGGATATTCATACTTGCTCCATATCCGTGATGCTCTCCACGTTCGTGGACGAAGCCTGTACCAGGGAACAAATATTTACCTGTCTCATGGATGGAATAGGTGCATACTTCTGGTTCTGAATAGAAGCTCCATTGTACTCCATCTCCGTGATGGACGTCTGTATCAATATAGAGCACACGGGCACCATACTGGCGCCTGGCATATTCAATAGCGACCGCAGCATCATTATATACGCAGAATCCGGCAGCTCTGCCTGAGAGTGCATGGTGCAATCCGCCGCCTAAGTGCAGGGCATGTGTTGTCTGCCCGGACAAGACGGCTTCAACCGCTGTAATAGAACCGCCGACAACATAGGTTGCCGCATCATGCATTCCGCTAAAAAAAGGTGTATCCTCATCCATCAATCCATACTGTTCTGCGCGCTTCGTCCAAGCGGGATCAGGTGGGTTCTTGCTTAATTGTTGAACAGCCTCTACATACGCGGGCTGGTGGACCCATTCCAGTTCGCCGGGGACGGCAGGACGTGATTGCAGCATATGCTCGGGCGTAAGAGCGTGAATCTCTTTCAATAGATCGAGTGTCGATTGCAGACGAATCGGATGAAAGGGATGATTGTTATGAAAACAATAATTGGACAGCTCGTCATGATGAACAAATAAAGCGTTTCCAGACATAGCCTCACTTTCCCTCCTTATGGCCCTTAGTTGCAGCTAGCAGTCCATATTAATAATGTGTGTTCAAAAGGCCGGTTTTCAGCACCGAGGCTTATGCTTCCGTTGTGCGTTTTTTCGAAACGCTTCAGTTGGATGAAGCTAGGGACGTAAGGAGCGTAGCGTACGTGGTTTGTACGTGAGCACCTGAGATGTTTCCGAAGGAAACATGACTTCGTAAGCATTCTCTTAGCCCCGGCTGAATTCAAGATTTGAAGTCGAATATGCTCCCTTGGTTTGCGTCGTGTTAGATATAGAATTTATTAGTTATCAGCTATGCTGATGAAATTCTATATCGCAAGAAAACCTACCTTTGAACCGCGGTCGCTCATCCATGAATTGGCCTCGATTGGTTTTCTTATCAAAAGCGGACTTTTTGAACTTCCTCTAATACATGAAGCGCTGCTGGAAACGGATCCGATCAAACTGCTCTTCCGATTCAATAGGCACCTCTTTGCCGATACGTACCATCAAGCAGTTGGCCGGATGAGAGCAAATCTCCGGATCATCGGTCGCATACCAGACCATATCCACGGTTTGCATCAGCCGCTCCATCATTTTGCGGTAGTCCCAGACGCTGAGTCCACTGCTCTTTAAATCCCAGTGCCAATAATATTCGGTCGTGAACACAATGTATTTCTCCATCTGACTGTCTTCAAATGCGGTATTGATCATTCTTGATCCTAGCTTCATCGAACGATAGGCATTGGCAACTTCAATTGCGCCAAGCTCGATCAAATCGGGCATTCGCCCTTGTGACCAGCGCTCCATTTCATCCGGATAGTGGAAGGTCACATAACCGACAATCACTTCGTTCTCTCTAGCCAGAATAATTCGCCCTTCCGGCAAGCCGGCAATTTCAATCAGAGCCTCATGCTGATCCTTCGGCCTGCGGAAGGCATCTAGCTCGGGATGCATCTGCAAGGTCTGTAGGTGGGAAGGCGAGACAGGACCTTCGATGACGATCTCATTATCCTGATAGGGTATCGTATGGCGGATATACGTTTTACGGTGTTCCATGGGACCGCCTCCTTAACTCGTTCCTCTCACTTATAACAGAAAAATGAAAATTTGAAAAGTATAGCCGTGTCGTAATAACGTGTGCTATAATGATATCCGACACAAAAAGATCACAATTATACATTGACAATGTGATATTATTTACAAACTTCTCTCCCCTTTTTGCTTCTTCATAGAACGGATACCATCCTACTCGTTGTCGAACCAATTTAGCCTTTCTATTCATCCCATTTTTGTATCCGTTTTCATATCTTCATCTTTTATTTTCATTATTTTCAATCTTACAGATTCAAGGAGGATGGAACAATGAGTCAACTGCAAGGAGAAATTATTTGGGCGGAGGCCGCCTCATCCCATCTGGGCAGCTATGAAGAAGCGTATGCGAATTTTAATTGGGAGGAAGTAGAGAAGCAATTTTCCTGGTATGAAACAGGCAAGGTGAATATGGCCTATGAGGCGATAGATCGCCATGTCGATGCCGGCAAAGGGGATCGTGTTGCGCTACGCTTCAGTGATGCAAGCCGTAATGAATCGTACACCTTCCAAGATCTGAAGGACCTGACCAACCGCTTCGCCAATGTGCTGCGCAGCCGTGGAATAGCTAAAGGGGACCGTGTATTCATTTTCATGCCACGCAGTCCTGAGCTATATATTACACTTCTCGGTACACTTAAGGTTGGTGCGGTCGTCGGACCGCTGTTCGAAGCATTCATGGAGACGGCAGTCAAAGATAGACTTGAGGATAGCGGAGCAACCGCGATTATTACGACTCCGGCGCTGCTACCGCGAGTGAAGCGAGATGAGCTACCGCTGCTGAAGACGGTATTCGTCGTTGGCGAGAATGTTGATACGGATGAGAATACGCTTGACTACCATGCGGAGATGAAGCAGGCATCCTCTGAAGCGGAAATGGAGTGGCTTAACCGTGAGGATGGAATGATCCTTCATTATACTTCCGGTTCAACGGGGAGACCGAAGGGAGTGTACCATGTCCACAATGCAATGATTCAGCATTATCATACGGGCAGAGTCGTCCTTGATTTACGCGAAGGGGATGTGTACTGGTGCACGGCTGACCCTGGCTGGGTAACGGGAACCTCATACGGGATATTCGCGCCTTGGCTGCATGGGGTTACCAACGTAGTCCGTGGGGGCAGATTCGGCCCTGGCGACTGGTATGAGACGATAGCTAACAACCAGGTGACAATATGGTACAGTGCACCAACGGCATTCCGTATGCTCATGGGAGCCGGTGAAGATATCGTGAAGCAGTATGATCTCTCCTCGTTAAGGCATGTCCTATCCGTTGGCGAGCCGCTTAACCCGGAGGTTGTACGCTGGGGACATAGAGTCTATGGCCATAGAATTCATGATACATGGTGGATGACGGAGACAGGCGGGCAATTGATCTGCAACTATCCGTCGATGCCGATCAAGCCGGGCTCTATGGGCAAGCCGGTGCCAGGCATAGAAGCGGCGATTATCGATGATAATGGGAAAGAGCTCCCACCCAACCGGATGGGTAATCTGGCGATTCGTACGCCATGGCCGTCAATGATGCGCCTAATCTGGAACAATGCGCCGAAGTATGAGGAGTACTTCCGTATCCCAGGCTGGTATATTTCTGGTGATACGGCTTATATGGATGAGGACGGCTACTTCTGGTTCCAAGGCCGGATCGATGACGTGATCAACTCTTCAGGCGAGCGCATAGGGCCGTTCGAAGTCGAGAGCAAGCTGGTTGAGCACCCAGCTGTAGCCGAGGCGGGAGTTATCGGCAAGCCTGATCCGGTTCGCGGTGAGATTATCAAGGCCTTTATCTCTCTGCGGGAAGGGTATGTAGCTACAGATGAGCTTAAGGCGGAGATTTCACGTTTCGTCAAAGAAGGCTTGTCTGCGCACGCTGCTCCACGCGAGATCGAATTCAAGGATAAGCTGCCCAAGACCCGTTCCGGCAAAATCATGCGCCGGGTACTGAAAGCTTGGGAGTTGAATCTTCCAACCGGTGATCTATCCACAATCGAAGACTAGAGGAAGTTCAAAAAGTCCGCTTTTGATCACGAAGTTAATCAGGAAGCGGATCCGGCATCGAATCTTGAATTCACCCGGGTCTTCCGGTGCTCACGTACCCACTACGTACGCTGCGCTCCTCAGACCCTAGCTTCATCCAACCTTCTCGGTGCTGAAAACCAAACTTTTTGAACAAATATCTAAATGTTTATAAATAAAGAGGGTTCCAGGAAGATCTTCCTGGAACCCTCTGTTTGTGTTATATCAGCTTCAGCCGCCGAACTTTACTGGTGATGATGGGATCGATTCCCCTTTGCTGTTAAAGGCGGTAACCTTGATCCAGCCACTTGAGGCATCGCTCTGGAAGCTGAACTGCGTTCCTTGCGTAGAGCCTATATTGGAGTAGGAACCGTCCGAGTGATCAGAGAAGTAAATGCTGTAGCTTGTTACATAGTCATCGTGTGCATTGGCAGCCCAACTAACCGTGTACTGTCCATTATCCCCTTGAATATTCACTTGAACGGGAGCCGCTGGCAGTACCTGACCATTGGACGGGTCGTCCGGATCGCTTGGCCATGGAAGTTCCTCTCCGGGTAGAGGCTGTTCGGGAGCCCAGGCGCTGCTGACGATGGCACTTGGCTCGGATTCCTTGCCAGCAACATCGACCGCCGTCACATAATAACTGAACGCTGATCCGCCTGAGTCAGTGAACTGCGTTGCCTCGCCGGCGAGTGCAGCCTTTCCAGTATTCTGATAATTTATGCCGTCCGTAGAACGATACAAGCGATAGCCTACAACATCGCTTTCACTATTTTTATTGAAGGTAATGCTGCCTTCGCCAGTCAGTCTGACATTAGTTGGCGCCGCTGGAGCTGCCCCGTCATCAACCCGCGGGTCGATCTTGTTCGGAGCGTCTTCACCCGCATCTTTCGGCATATAGTAATCGAGAGAGCGATGGCTGCCCTTCATAACCGAGAAGGCATGCTGCAATTCTTCAACCAACTCTTTGATCGGCTTGGCCCGCTTTACGACGACCTTCTCCCGAACCATATCGGAAGGAGTCGCTTCCTGCGGAATGTAGTTGACGCCGTTATAAGTGATATATTTCATTCTTACCAATACGTCATCAGGTCCGGTAGGGACATATTTAGCATTGAAAATATCGGTAACCAGCTTACCAGCCTCTCTCGTCAAGTCTGTCGGTAGCTTGCCGCTATAACCGGAGACGGTCTTGGAGACGATACCGTCAGGCTTCGTAAACTTCGGTGTGACGAACAGCTCTTTCTCGTTCTCGCTTACCTCGTTCATGACAGAGGCCCAGATTGAGCGAGCCCGGGATTTACCGGCATCGGATAGCGTATTGGCGGGTTCCTTGTACCCGATCCATATTCCTAGT
The window above is part of the Paenibacillus lutimineralis genome. Proteins encoded here:
- the acsA gene encoding acetate--CoA ligase, giving the protein MSQLQGEIIWAEAASSHLGSYEEAYANFNWEEVEKQFSWYETGKVNMAYEAIDRHVDAGKGDRVALRFSDASRNESYTFQDLKDLTNRFANVLRSRGIAKGDRVFIFMPRSPELYITLLGTLKVGAVVGPLFEAFMETAVKDRLEDSGATAIITTPALLPRVKRDELPLLKTVFVVGENVDTDENTLDYHAEMKQASSEAEMEWLNREDGMILHYTSGSTGRPKGVYHVHNAMIQHYHTGRVVLDLREGDVYWCTADPGWVTGTSYGIFAPWLHGVTNVVRGGRFGPGDWYETIANNQVTIWYSAPTAFRMLMGAGEDIVKQYDLSSLRHVLSVGEPLNPEVVRWGHRVYGHRIHDTWWMTETGGQLICNYPSMPIKPGSMGKPVPGIEAAIIDDNGKELPPNRMGNLAIRTPWPSMMRLIWNNAPKYEEYFRIPGWYISGDTAYMDEDGYFWFQGRIDDVINSSGERIGPFEVESKLVEHPAVAEAGVIGKPDPVRGEIIKAFISLREGYVATDELKAEISRFVKEGLSAHAAPREIEFKDKLPKTRSGKIMRRVLKAWELNLPTGDLSTIED
- a CDS encoding GNAT family N-acetyltransferase → MEHRKTYIRHTIPYQDNEIVIEGPVSPSHLQTLQMHPELDAFRRPKDQHEALIEIAGLPEGRIILARENEVIVGYVTFHYPDEMERWSQGRMPDLIELGAIEVANAYRSMKLGSRMINTAFEDSQMEKYIVFTTEYYWHWDLKSSGLSVWDYRKMMERLMQTVDMVWYATDDPEICSHPANCLMVRIGKEVPIESEEQFDRIRFQQRFMY
- a CDS encoding acetoin utilization protein AcuC, with amino-acid sequence MSGNALFVHHDELSNYCFHNNHPFHPIRLQSTLDLLKEIHALTPEHMLQSRPAVPGELEWVHQPAYVEAVQQLSKNPPDPAWTKRAEQYGLMDEDTPFFSGMHDAATYVVGGSITAVEAVLSGQTTHALHLGGGLHHALSGRAAGFCVYNDAAVAIEYARRQYGARVLYIDTDVHHGDGVQWSFYSEPEVCTYSIHETGKYLFPGTGFVHERGEHHGYGASMNIPLQPYTEDDSWMECFEASVRRLIAYYKPDMIFSLHGCDAHALDPLSHMQCSMRIYHEMPAILHELAHMYCEGRWVAVGGGGYDLWRVVPRAWSLLWLEMSDHPLKRELDADPSLHLPQDWIDRWQDQAEVRLPTTWLDDMSHWEGIPRREEITAKNRDILAVALQDYPEV